The Oscillospiraceae bacterium sequence CGGCGCACCTGTTCTTCACCCTTGAGACCCTGACGGGCACCTACACGGCCAACGAGTGGGTCGCGCTCACGGGTGGGACGACAGACGAAGGCAAGATCAGACTGTCTGATGTCGAAAATGCTGACGGCGTTGCCGTTAGTGCCGAGGAGTTTGACACCACTCTCGATGTCGACCTGCTGGGCCAGAAAGTTACTGTGTATGTCCGCCTCAACAGCAGGAACGAGGTTGCCAAGCTTTACGGCAGCCCCGTGGCCACCAATGAGGAGACCATCTTTACGGTGAATTATAGCGACATCAAGGCGGCCTCCGGTACTGGTGCAAGCACCGTGTATACTTACACAACGGGTGGCAAGACATACACGACGACCACCGGCACAGCTCTGTACAAAGATTTTGTGCGTCAGACTACTGGACTCCCCGCCACTGCCGGCATCGGCAATGAGAGCCCCGCGAGGGTCTTTGTTGACAAGAACAACAACATCACCCAGATCTTTGCCACTGAGTATAAGTTTGCACAGCTCACTGTGTCCTCCACCCAGAAAGTGACTGTGAAGCCGACATTCGGCGGCGGCGCCAACATCCAGAGCAACAAGGCGAAGGAAGACTTTGTCATCGGCGCCGATCTGATTGAGAACAACGCCTATGTCCTGTACTCCGTGTTGGGCAGCAAGTACCGCCTGACTGCAGTCGAGGAATTGACGGGCTCGGTTACGTATATCCGGAATGACCAAGCTACGATCGGCGGCACGGCGTATTCGAAGGGCACCATCGCGGGCGCCGACACCGACTTCGCGTATGCCGAGCGCGGGAAAGAGAAAGTCTATTTTGTCTTCCGCGGCGCGCTGTTGGGCAGCCGGTCGGCCACTTCGTCCGATTCTGACAAGTATGCCGTGGTCATCCGCTCGACATACGACGGCGCTTTCACCGGCGACGGCGCGGCCAGCGTGTACCTCCTGACCGATGAGAACAGGAAGGTTGCCTACACCATCAACACGCTGTACAAGTTCGACAGTACAACAAAGGCGGACCTCAATGCAGATACGATCGGCAAGTGGACTGCTGGCAAGTACGAGGGTACTTATCCATATGATTCGGGTGGTGATCTCCTCGACGCTGCTGTCCTTTGGACGGGTGTGATTTGTAAGTACACGCTCACCGGCGAAGGTTCCAGTGCGAAGGTCAACCTGTGGCCGCAGGGAGTGACATCTCACAATGTAATAACCACAAAAGGTCAGTCGTATGTCGATATTGACGGTGGTGTTGGTAGAGTGTCGGCCACTACCAAGAGCGTAATTTTTGTGCAGTATAAGGGCAGCGATGAGTGGATTGCCTACAAAGGCAACGCATTGCCCACACTGCCTATTGCGGGATCTGCGAGCACTAACTTTCCTTTCTCTTACATCCAGAAGACGCGGACGAATGCGGATAACGACACCATTACAGTGGGCTATATCGATGCTCATACGGACGCAAATCCGGGTGACCAGGGTGATGA is a genomic window containing:
- a CDS encoding S-layer homology domain-containing protein; translated protein: MRNLKKVMALMLVGVLTLALLIPGAGAYVYPDQSQINAKYVSAINMLYELAIMQGNNGEFRPASNLTRAEFSKMVYVVANRGSTNANNYQNVAEVSFQDYVSTDWFAGYVNWAAVQGVVEGKAPTRFDPQGNVTGYEAAKMLLVILGYRSNIEGYTGAGWTLRVLSDAQGAGLLDDLEDITDLGAPLTREQAAQILYNAVFAGMVEYKEQPSGWVVTARYVPGKTETQIETPAHLFFTLETLTGTYTANEWVALTGGTTDEGKIRLSDVENADGVAVSAEEFDTTLDVDLLGQKVTVYVRLNSRNEVAKLYGSPVATNEETIFTVNYSDIKAASGTGASTVYTYTTGGKTYTTTTGTALYKDFVRQTTGLPATAGIGNESPARVFVDKNNNITQIFATEYKFAQLTVSSTQKVTVKPTFGGGANIQSNKAKEDFVIGADLIENNAYVLYSVLGSKYRLTAVEELTGSVTYIRNDQATIGGTAYSKGTIAGADTDFAYAERGKEKVYFVFRGALLGSRSATSSDSDKYAVVIRSTYDGAFTGDGAASVYLLTDENRKVAYTINTLYKFDSTTKADLNADTIGKWTAGKYEGTYPYDSGGDLLDAAVLWTGVICKYTLTGEGSSAKVNLWPQGVTSHNVITTKGQSYVDIDGGVGRVSATTKSVIFVQYKGSDEWIAYKGNALPTLPIAGSASTNFPFSYIQKTRTNADNDTITVGYIDAHTDANPGDQGDEIILRGILTSAAYLTLDDNGDDLIGFDLFVDGAYKTYYADGDGFNPADISGYKAGMVLTATVVNDTKLGDDSYKIGRYKIANTASNKDVQAYAGYVSSVDDSFLYVADAITGTSGAELGKTPKWTLNDVGNLIGFKFTSSTKVYLRQDGTEGRDDDYELADSGALADLEDYTVNKAQVVVTVNGGGADNKPLEIIAVYVNDDQWEF